The following proteins are co-located in the Castanea sativa cultivar Marrone di Chiusa Pesio chromosome 8, ASM4071231v1 genome:
- the LOC142606384 gene encoding uncharacterized protein LOC142606384 has protein sequence MAVHSKNEAVMCKVFPSSLGPVAMRWFNGLKEGSISSFNELKRAFCSRFVTCSRVSWPLDSLLSMAMQEGETLKTYSDRYWEMFNEIDEDFDDVVVRTFKVGLPVKHDLRKSLTGKPVSNVYQLMDRIDKYKGRG, from the coding sequence ATGGCTGTGCACTCTAAGAATGAAGCTGTGATGTGCAAAGTGTTTCCATCCAGCTTAGGGCCTGTGGcaatgaggtggtttaatggcctAAAGGAGGGTTCTATTAGCTCTTTTAATGAGCTTAAAAGGGCCTTTTGTTCTCGTTTTGTAACTTGTAGTAGGGTTTCTTGGCCTTTGGATTCCttgttatctatggccatgcAAGAGGGGGAAACCTTAAAGACGTATTCTGatcgatactgggagatgtttaatgagattgatGAGGATTTTGATGACGTAGTTGTAAGAACGTTTAAGGTTGGCCTGCCTGTCAAGCACGATTTAAGGAAATCATTGACAGGGAAGCCAGTTAGTAATGTGTATCAGCTTATGGATCGCATTGATAAGTATAAGGGTCGAGGATAA
- the LOC142606937 gene encoding glucomannan 4-beta-mannosyltransferase 2, with protein MAEITQKLVLPETFQGVRDELAGQIGMMWELIKAPLIVPLLRLGVYICLAMSLMLFMERVYMGIVIILVKLFWKKPEKRYNYEPIQDDVELGSSNFPVVLVQIPMYNEREVYKVSIGAACGLSWPSDRLVIQVLDDSTDPAVKHMIELECQRWASKGINIRYQIRETRGGYKAGALKEGLKRSYVKHCEYVVIFDADFSPEPDFLRRAIPFLVHNPEIALVQARWRFVNADECLLTRMQEMSLDYHFTVEQEVGSATHAFFGFNGTAGVWRIAAINDAGGWKDRTTVEDMDLAVRASLKGWKFLYLGELQVKSELPSTFKAFRFQQHRWSCGPANLFRKMVMEIITNKKVNFWKKVYVIYSFFFVRKIIAHMVTFSFYCVVLPLTILIPEVHVPIWGAVYIPSVITILNSVGTPRSIHLLFYWILFENVMSMHRTKATWIGLLGAGRANEWVVTEKLGDSATKNKSGDASKNKTNAKSAPKRLRFKFADRLNTLELGFAAFLFFCGCYDYVHGKHNYFIYLFLQTISFLIAGFGYIGTIIPSS; from the exons atggCTGAAATTACACAAAAGCTTGTGTTGCCAGAGACATTCCAAGGGGTGAGAGATGAGCTTGCAGGACAAATTGGGATGATGTGGGAGCTTATCAAAGCACCATTGATAGTCCCTTTGCTGAGACTTGGTGTGTACATTTGCTTGGCCATGTCACTCATGCTCTTCATGGAGAGGGTTTACATGGGTATTGTCATAATCCTAGTCAAGCTCTTCTGGAAGAAACCAGAAAAACGTTACAACTACGAGCCCATACAAGATGATGTGGAACTGGGCAGCTCCAATTTCCCTGTGGTTCTTGTCCAAATCCCAATGTACAATGAAAGAGAG GTTTACAAAGTCTCCATTGGAGCAGCATGCGGACTTTCATGGCCGTCGGATCGTCTCGTGATCCAAGTCCTCGATGATTCAACTGACCCTGCTGTCAAG CATATGATTGAGCTAGAATGCCAAAGATGGGCTAGCAAAGGCATAAACATAAGGTACCAAATTAGAGAGACCAGGGGTGGATACAAAGCTGGTGCTCTCAAAGAAGGCCTCAAGAGAAGCTACGTTAAACACTGCGAATATGTGGTCATTTTCGACGCTGATTTCAGTCCTGAGCCTGATTTTCTAAGGCGAGCCATTCCTTTCTTGGTCCATAACCCTGAAATTGCTCTGGTTCAAGCTCGCTGGAGATTTG TGAATGCTGATGAGTGCCTGTTAACAAGGATGCAAGAAATGTCACTGGATTACCATTTCACAGTTGAACAAGAAGTTGGGTCTGCAACACATGCTTTCTTTGGTTTTAATG GGACTGCTGGTGTCTGGAGAATTGCTGCTATCAATGATGCGGGTGGTTGGAAAGACCGAACTACAGTGGAGGATATGGACCTTGCTGTCCGTGCTAGTCTTAAGGGATGGAAATTTTTGTACCTTGGCGAGCTCCAG GTGAAAAGTGAGCTTCCTAGTACTTTCAAAGCCTTCCGTTTCCAGCAGCACCGGTGGTCCTGTGGCCCTGCTAATCTGTTTAGGAAAATGGTGATGGAGATAATTACAAATAAG AAAGTAAATTTTTGGAAGAAAGTGTACGTCATTTACAGTTTCTTCTTTGTTCGGAAGATCATAGCCCATATGGTTACCTTCTCCTTTTACTGTGTTGTACTTCCCCTGACCATCTTGATTCCTGAAGTTCATGTTCCAATCTGGGGAGCTGTTTATATTCCTTCAGTCATCACCATTCTTAATTCAGTAGGAACTCCAAG GTCAATTCACTTACTTTTCTACTGGATTCTTTTTGAGAATGTGATGTCAATGCACCGGACCAAGGCAACCTGGATTGGTCTGCTAGGAGCTGGGAGGGCCAATGAATGGGTTGTCACTGAAAAACTTGGAGATTCTGCTACCAAGAACAAATCAGGAGATGCTTCAAAGAACAAGACAAACGCCAAATCAGCTCCTAAAAGACTACGATTTAAATTTGCAGATAg